The sequence below is a genomic window from Musa acuminata AAA Group cultivar baxijiao unplaced genomic scaffold, Cavendish_Baxijiao_AAA HiC_scaffold_641, whole genome shotgun sequence.
CAGAGGCATCTTCCAAATTCTTATAAGTTATTCAAGTCACCGGGTAGCAGCTAAGAGTTCACATCAACAAACTAGCTTCATGATATTGCAAACAACATCCAGGCATTCAAATTTGACATCTTCCAAATGTTCTACCTATAAATTGCTTCAGGTATTGTAATTCTTATTCTCAGTTAGTTTTGGCCTACAATTGAACACTTAAATGTACCTTCATATTCTTAGTTTGACACCTTGACCTAAGGCTGCATAAGTAACAGAGACATATGAACCCTGAACAACAAATATAAACTTATGTTGCCCAAGTTCCAAGCTAATATTAACACGTCATACAAAACACTATAACTCGACAAGTTATACCGACAAAAACAATCTCTATCAAAACATATAACTAGGCCTAGCCGCTGGTGAATAAGGTTTATATATACAAAAGAAAGTTACAGAAAAATCTAAATTCAGTTTATCGCATTCTCAACATTTATCATCAAACATAATCATAAGTATCAAGCATAACTTAACCGAAAACAAGGTGTTCAGCTAACTTTAAGGCACAATGACATTATCACAAAGTTAATTAGCAGATAGTGAGCttccctctctcttttttttttttttacattttctctCACAAGTTTCCTGTCAACCCTGGCAATACACATGTACATCAGGTTTCAcaagaacaaatttcatatgcaaTTATTCTGAGGAGAGTTACAATGGTCGTCTACTGCACAATTTGAGTAAGTGTGAGATTGGAAGAACTTTCTCTTACCAGACCCATTCCACCAGGGATGGTCGGCTTTCAAACAATCTTACACCATTCTCCTCAAGTCTCCTGATTATACTACATAGTCATAATAGACAAAGAAAAGGGTGTCGGGAATGATCAGCGGCAAACTATCTATATAGCGATAGAAACGCCTTACATTGTCCATCTCTAAAGCCACAGTGTCAATGACATCGTCCCTGTTTGTAAGAACCCATAGGTCTCTTGATTGAACTCTTTTGAGGCTTCCCCTACAGAAGGGGCAAGACTGAGATCTCACATTCCTGAAAGTAAAAAAAATGTCAAATTCAGTAAAAAGGAAAACAAGATGTACTGCCAAATGGAATTTGAAAGTGAACGACAACATAACAACATGACACAGGGGTAAGCAATCACCAGTCGCGATAGCATTTTATGCACATAGCATGGTTGCAGCTTGGCAGGACCATTTTGGTGCAAACTTCCAGACAAATTCCACACTCGTCGTCCCTGTCCAAATCCCTATCAGCGAGCTTCTTCCACTCTTCCATCCTTTTCCTGCCAACCATCTCTTTAGCTCGGCCTTTCTCGTTAGATTGTTCTCTTTCCGCCAAGTTGCTCTCGAGTTGTTGAAGAGAAGGATATATGATAGCTGCAAATTTTGTTTAATGGAAATAACTGTGTGaggataatatacatatatatcaaacTTAGGCAATTTAAGACCCTTGGAACAcacacaaaagaatataaagttcaGATTATGCACCATAGAACTCTCTAATGCTAGCCCGTCTTTCAAAGGTGGATATAGTTCTCATACCATCAACATAAACCTGCATAATGCAGCAAGTAAGTTGTCAGTCTTACAGCTACCAAAGCACTGCAATCCTTCTTCGATGATCGACACCTGAAACGGTTCAAAGAGTACCTTGTGGACAAGTATCTGGAAAAGCCCTAAATAACGAAGGAGGCTATAAGAGCAAGTGCAGTCCAACCACTGCATCAGGAAGAGAAAGACGGGGGCCAACGGGCTGCAAGACACCCTCATCTGAAGACAGGCACCACCGTAGGTTCTCCGAATAGCATCTGCCCTGTGATCCAAAGCACCAGGACATGAAGACCATGTCATCCGATGACGAAATCACAGAATTCAGACCAAAAATAGAAGCATCCACCACCGCATGGATCACCAACACTATCTGGACAGAAACAACATACACAAATATACAAGATGTGAGAGGGAGGGAGATTACAGGGTGTTGGCGTGGTTGATGTCAGCTTCGAGGGCTTTAAGGGAACCTCTGAAGGATGGTGGCCTTGTAAGCTGGCTCTGAAGCATGGCTTCAATCTCGGAAGACGAcgacgatgaggaggaggaggaggagaggggacTAGCGGGGGAAGAAATGGGGCAGATGAGATTAGGATCCTCTGAGCTGCCATCTTATGCGTTGATCATATAGCAGAACCTTCAAGTACAATGAGAGAAAGGGGACAACCTAACCACAGTGGGATAAGGCagccccactctctctctctctctcatcattattaatttaaatattaaaacaattaaaaattaaaatatggagGACTTAATAGACTCTTTAAGATATTATCACTATAAGAAAAATGAGTGAATAAAGATGATATttgatttaatatatttaaatcttCGATATTTGGTGATTAAATAACATTAAAATAAAATCTCCGAAGGTGATAATAGCTGCTGCTCGTCGTCTCCCAGAACTACTGAACGTTCGTTGATTGGACGGTGCTGTGGGACCCACTCCCGTCTTGATATTATCTTAAgctacaaataataataataaagagagagagagagagagagagagagtggggctGCAACCTTCTGGTTGCTTCTTGGGCGGCTGGGCCGACGACGGCAGCCACATCTCCACCAGCCTCTTCGTCAACAGGGACAGCGACCGCATGGAGGAAGGGCATTCATGGAGTTTTGGACTAGAGTTCCACATGATGTCCAGCCTTTCTTTCGCCTCATCCTCTAAAAGCTTGGTCATCTATAAATCCTTATAAGAATCATCCAATTTAAATGGATCGAGCAGTCAAACCCAAGTCTTGACTCATGCATCTTCTTCCTCATCCAATCTCATCTCCAGACCCgataggtggagagagagagagagagagagaggccattGTTTAACATGTGGGGTTGTCGGAGCTGCTATCTGGTTTGTTCTTCTATCTACGATTCCCTCGTTGACTGCGTTGCTGGGGATCTCCCTGCGTCATCACTGACATGGGGAAGACGATTGGAATGGCGTGCACTCTTGGTATTGAAGCATACATTAATCTCCTGTTCAAGGAGAACAAACATAGACAGACAATAATAGAGCGACGAACTCGCATGCTGATAGGATGAATAAACAAATAAGCTGTCCAAAGTATCTCAATCCTCAGAGTCAGCTGATGCCACCCATTCGATGAGTGGTAGTGTGCCACAAAACACGTGAAGGACAAGAAGAGAATGAGAGAGAAACAAGAGGGAACAGCATTATATTTAACTGAGCCTGTTCTTGACATATTACACCCACCCAGACAAGAATGAAGAACATGAAATAATTCAACACATCAAACCTGATGCGACTGTAGGTGCAGCCTCAGTGACAACTATGCTCTTCTCCCCCCCCAAACCCGATATCTAACACACCAAAAGCTTTGACATCTAATACGAGAACTCGTGTCCGCGGATCGATATATACTTCTTCACCCATATTGCAATGTCTTCAGCACAGGCCTGTGCCTGAGGAGTCTTGAGGAGCATGTCGAGTGTGGCAAACTCATGAACTGCATCTTTGTATTCCAGGACTGGTGCGTCAACGTTTACCTTGCGAAGCTCCTCGGAGTACACGATTGCACGGTCCCTCATCCAGTCATGCTCCGCAATCACTGTGAGCGTCGGAGGCATGCATCTCAATGGAGGTCCCCTGCCTGGCACGAGCGGGTTTGCAGCTGGATGGTCTAGACTGAACTCGTCCTCGGGTAAGAACAACTTCCAAGCCAGTAGACACAAAGATTTGTCGTAGAAGTAGGAATTTGCTAGCTTTATTTCCGAATGAGTGGGGACGCTTCCAACAAAGAACGGATACATCAGAACTTGGGCGACAACCTTGACTGGCTCTGTCAGTTTTCCAGCGTCAACTGCTTTTCGAGCAACATAATCTGCAATATTAGCCCCACAGCTTACACCGAGTAGAACACACCTGTTTCGACATGGCAGCAAGCAGAAAACAAGATCCACTAAGTCAAATGCTATAGTTGCAAACATAACAACTATTGTTATTAGAGCCAATACTGGCAGATCAAAATATTGGATACGTGTTAAAATATCTGAAGAATTAGACTACAGAATGGAGAATTAAACACCCACAGGCTTAAAAAGCAGATAGGGCGGCGTATGAAGTTCCCACCACCTGCAGGTGAAGGATTCGGGGATGACCAGAGTTGTTTAACAGACCAAGTCAATTACTAACCTAAGATGGCAACAATTGGATGGCTACCAGAGCAAATTCAAAACAAATGGTGACAGCAGCAACCACAGCACATGGATGCAGGTTGCATGTGCACCACCATGCCGTGTCAATCACATCCATAGTCAAGTGACTCACTGCACATACAAGGGCACAGCACTAGCATGAACATGAACAAGGTGCCAGTGCCAATTGCAGTGGCCGACAAAACCAGCCCGGAAAACCATGGGCATACCGAAGAAGAATCAACTTTATAAGGCGAAAACTGGATCAGTCGGATCCAACTCGAAATTTCTTCTGGTTTCTGGATCAGTTACAGATTGATAGTGTTTCAAATGAAACTGATGatgttaataataatatttatattattccaTCTATCCTACTGAactgattttaatttaaaaaacaaCAATCTAATATAGATAATCTAAACAGGCAAAACTTGTACGTAAATGGTCAATAATTAGCACAACTACAAAACCAAGGAAACTGACATTCTCCGATTGACCGAAGATTGGAACAGGAATTGATACTAAAAACCTTGGCATTTTCATGGGAAGATGAGAAAAATTACCTAATGCCCCTTATCGGTCTACAAAAAGTTCAAACTTGAAGGCCCACCTACTCATACTGCTTTTAAGAAGTCAAATTCTCACTCCTACTACCAATTTATACCCAGACCTTCATCAGAGACCAATTTAAAGCTGCACGTGCTCTAGCAAGAAGTTAGGTCAAGAACTATgcaaattcatcaacatgattattttACAAAAAGGTTCTCACATGTCAACCATCTCCTTCAACGAGAAAAGCATGATTGAAAGTTGAGATTCTTATTCTTGTCCTAGGT
It includes:
- the LOC135662682 gene encoding E3 ubiquitin-protein ligase AIRP2-like isoform X2, whose translation is MLQSQLTRPPSFRGSLKALEADINHANTLADAIRRTYGGACLQMRVSCSPLAPVFLFLMQWLDCTCSYSLLRYLGLFQILVHKVYVDGMRTISTFERRASIREFYAIIYPSLQQLESNLAEREQSNEKGRAKEMVGRKRMEEWKKLADRDLDRDDECGICLEVCTKMVLPSCNHAMCIKCYRDWNVRSQSCPFCRGSLKRVQSRDLWVLTNRDDVIDTVALEMDNYNQET
- the LOC135662683 gene encoding probable carboxylesterase 11, which codes for MFATIAFDLVDLVFCLLPCRNRCVLLGVSCGANIADYVARKAVDAGKLTEPVKVVAQVLMYPFFVGSVPTHSEIKLANSYFYDKSLCLLAWKLFLPEDEFSLDHPAANPLVPGRGPPLRCMPPTLTVIAEHDWMRDRAIVYSEELRKVNVDAPVLEYKDAVHEFATLDMLLKTPQAQACAEDIAIWVKKYISIRGHEFSY
- the LOC135662682 gene encoding E3 ubiquitin-protein ligase AIRP2-like isoform X1, whose product is MLQSQLTRPPSFRGSLKALEADINHANTLADAIRRTYGGACLQMRVSCSPLAPVFLFLMQWLDCTCSYSLLRYLGLFQILVHKVYVDGMRTISTFERRASIREFYAIIYPSLQQLESNLAEREQSNEKGRAKEMVGRKRMEEWKKLADRDLDRDDECGICLEVCTKMVLPSCNHAMCIKCYRDWNVRSQSCPFCRGSLKRVQSRDLWVLTNRDDVIDTVALEMDNVRRFYRYIDSLPLIIPDTLFFVYYDYVV